A region from the Algoriphagus machipongonensis genome encodes:
- a CDS encoding vWA domain-containing protein: MKGFRFTQYVPPQDPEKNTFENLLNIFLQLVTMTGGDVAEALSWLTNLDNRYGMTNPNYGIGDFIEDLKSKGYLTEENQKGEFKISGKAEQTIRKSALEEIFGKLKRGKSGQHKTTNSGQGEERGSDRRAYEFGDNLDQIALTDSLRNAQANHGFSGDYLLTEGDLEVVENEYRSQTSTVLMIDISHSMILYGEDRITPAKKVAMALAELIKTRYPKDTLDIIVFGNDAWQIEIKDLPYLQVGPYHTNTVAGLELAMDLLRRRKNPNKQIFMITDGKPTCLKVGIKYYKNAFGIDSKILSETLKLAAQCRKLKIPVTTFMIASDPYLKEFVKEFTKVNNGNAYYSSLKGLGNLIFEDYRRNRTKRF; the protein is encoded by the coding sequence ATGAAAGGATTTCGATTTACTCAATATGTACCTCCTCAGGATCCTGAGAAAAATACTTTTGAGAATCTTTTGAATATATTTTTGCAGCTCGTCACCATGACCGGTGGAGATGTAGCTGAGGCTTTAAGTTGGTTGACCAATCTGGATAACCGATATGGAATGACCAATCCCAACTATGGGATTGGAGATTTTATAGAAGACCTGAAAAGTAAGGGATACCTGACTGAGGAAAACCAAAAGGGAGAGTTTAAGATTAGTGGAAAAGCAGAGCAAACGATCCGGAAATCTGCATTGGAGGAGATTTTCGGTAAGCTGAAACGAGGTAAATCAGGTCAGCATAAAACTACCAATTCCGGCCAGGGTGAAGAACGTGGCTCAGATCGCAGAGCCTATGAATTTGGGGATAATTTGGATCAAATAGCCTTGACAGATTCACTGCGGAATGCACAAGCAAATCATGGTTTTTCTGGAGATTACCTTCTTACGGAAGGTGATTTGGAGGTGGTGGAAAATGAATATCGGTCTCAAACTTCCACCGTGCTGATGATCGATATATCTCACTCCATGATTTTGTATGGTGAAGATAGAATTACTCCTGCCAAGAAAGTAGCGATGGCCTTGGCAGAACTTATTAAAACCCGCTATCCAAAAGATACTTTAGATATCATCGTTTTTGGAAATGATGCCTGGCAGATAGAAATCAAGGATTTGCCTTACCTGCAAGTGGGCCCTTATCATACCAATACGGTGGCTGGCTTAGAGTTGGCAATGGATCTCCTGCGTAGGAGGAAAAATCCAAATAAGCAGATTTTCATGATCACCGATGGAAAGCCAACATGCCTAAAAGTGGGGATCAAATATTACAAAAATGCTTTTGGAATAGATAGTAAGATTCTCAGCGAAACGCTGAAACTCGCTGCGCAATGCCGTAAGTTAAAAATCCCAGTAACCACCTTTATGATTGCTTCGGATCCTTATCTAAAGGAATTTGTGAAAGAATTTACCAAAGTAAATAATGGGAATGCCTACTACAGTAGCCTGAAAGGGCTTGGCAACCTGATTTTTGAAGATTATAGAAGAAATAGAACGAAACGCTTTTAA
- the queG gene encoding tRNA epoxyqueuosine(34) reductase QueG, with protein sequence MTSAERHASFIKSTAKRLGFDFCGIAKAEFLEEEAPRLEEWLSRNYNGEMGYLANHFDKRLDPTKLVEGAKTVVSMVYNYYPEKKLPESSEDIKLAKYAYGEDYHFVIREKLNEFLKILREEIGEIDGRGFVDSAPVMERQWAKKAGLGWLGKNSLLLNRQMGSFFFLAELIIDLEVTPDTPLAKDYCGTCTACIDACPTDAIVDHGVIDGSKCISYLTIELKDAIPSEFQGKMENWAFGCDICQDVCPWNRFSKPHQEAKFQPHPELAEFTHRDWQEITEETFRKVFKKSAVKRTKLAGLKRNVDFLKSK encoded by the coding sequence ATGACTTCAGCTGAGCGACATGCTTCCTTTATCAAATCTACCGCAAAACGGCTAGGATTTGACTTTTGTGGCATAGCAAAAGCTGAGTTTTTGGAAGAGGAGGCGCCAAGATTGGAAGAATGGCTCAGTCGTAATTACAATGGAGAAATGGGCTATTTGGCCAATCATTTTGACAAGCGACTGGATCCTACCAAGCTTGTAGAAGGAGCCAAAACGGTAGTTTCTATGGTTTACAATTACTATCCAGAGAAAAAATTACCTGAATCTTCCGAAGATATCAAATTGGCCAAATATGCCTACGGAGAAGATTATCACTTCGTGATTCGAGAGAAACTCAATGAATTTCTAAAAATTCTTCGTGAGGAAATAGGAGAAATTGATGGTCGCGGTTTTGTGGATTCAGCTCCTGTCATGGAGCGGCAATGGGCCAAAAAAGCTGGTTTAGGTTGGTTGGGCAAAAACAGCCTTTTGCTGAATAGGCAGATGGGAAGTTTCTTTTTTCTGGCTGAATTGATTATTGACCTAGAAGTGACTCCAGATACACCTTTGGCTAAGGATTACTGTGGTACCTGCACAGCCTGTATCGATGCTTGTCCCACCGATGCCATAGTGGATCATGGGGTGATTGACGGCTCCAAATGCATTTCCTACCTCACTATTGAATTGAAAGATGCCATTCCAAGCGAGTTCCAAGGCAAGATGGAAAACTGGGCTTTTGGCTGTGATATCTGTCAGGACGTCTGCCCTTGGAATCGATTTTCAAAACCTCACCAAGAAGCAAAATTCCAACCTCATCCAGAGTTGGCAGAATTTACCCATCGGGACTGGCAGGAGATCACGGAAGAAACTTTCCGCAAAGTTTTTAAAAAATCAGCCGTAAAGCGCACTAAACTTGCTGGACTAAAAAGAAATGTCGATTTTCTAAAATCTAAATAA
- the corA gene encoding magnesium/cobalt transporter CorA translates to MSPKAPNLKTVQRLFKPKKKNRKNIKVGLAPGSLVYTGEKELQQVSINLITYDDNELLEESIQLSQLEKRIKEKKRVLWIDVVGLHDVELLEKIGLLFNIHKLTMEDILNVDQRPKMEAFDEYIFAALKMIQCQSPESPIDDEQISFVLKDGILLTFQEKKGDVFQSVRNRLADQKRAIRQRKADYLLYALLDAVIDNYFVVMENVGERIENLESQAMLEPDNQTLNSLYVQRREMMDLRRTVYPLREVIGSFDKYADDKISAETRPFIRDLYENTIQVIETMEVFRDMSSGVLDLYMNSLSNRMNNIMKVLTIISTIFIPLSFVAGVYGMNFDNMPELHTKNGYFYVLSGMGLAVLGMLYYFKRKNWL, encoded by the coding sequence ATGAGTCCCAAAGCTCCTAATCTTAAAACTGTACAACGGCTGTTTAAGCCTAAGAAAAAGAACAGAAAGAATATCAAAGTAGGTTTGGCTCCTGGCTCCCTTGTCTATACTGGTGAGAAAGAGCTGCAGCAGGTAAGTATCAACCTTATCACCTATGATGATAATGAGCTACTGGAGGAATCCATCCAGCTCAGCCAGCTGGAGAAAAGGATAAAGGAAAAGAAAAGGGTACTCTGGATCGATGTAGTGGGGCTTCATGATGTGGAGTTGTTGGAGAAAATTGGTCTGCTTTTTAACATCCACAAATTGACCATGGAGGACATTCTGAATGTGGATCAGCGTCCTAAGATGGAAGCATTTGATGAGTATATTTTTGCGGCGCTGAAAATGATCCAGTGCCAAAGTCCAGAATCCCCCATAGACGATGAGCAGATTAGCTTTGTCTTAAAAGATGGGATTTTACTGACCTTTCAGGAGAAAAAAGGCGATGTCTTTCAGTCCGTTCGAAACCGCCTGGCGGATCAAAAAAGGGCAATTAGACAGCGAAAAGCTGATTATTTACTTTATGCCCTGCTGGATGCAGTAATCGATAATTATTTTGTCGTAATGGAAAATGTGGGAGAGCGGATAGAAAACCTGGAATCCCAGGCTATGTTAGAACCGGATAATCAAACCCTGAATTCTCTCTATGTTCAAAGGAGGGAAATGATGGATCTTCGTCGTACTGTTTATCCGCTACGGGAAGTCATTGGTTCATTTGATAAATATGCGGATGACAAAATCAGTGCGGAAACTAGACCATTTATTCGGGATTTGTATGAAAACACCATTCAGGTGATTGAAACCATGGAAGTATTCCGGGATATGTCTTCCGGCGTGCTGGACTTGTATATGAACAGTCTTTCCAATCGCATGAATAATATCATGAAGGTTCTTACGATTATCTCCACGATCTTTATTCCCCTGAGTTTTGTAGCAGGTGTGTATGGGATGAACTTCGACAATATGCCGGAGTTACATACCAAAAATGGCTATTTCTATGTGCTGAGTGGTATGGGGCTAGCAGTCTTGGGGATGCTTTATTATTTTAAAAGGAAGAATTGGCTGTAA
- a CDS encoding META domain-containing protein, translating into MKKLLYILFVFVLASCSSKSFPDVKWEGKQWTVVEITGVPVQTSGTANDAHLIFNARENQITGSGGCNRIFGPYEIEKKNSLRFGDIGASRMSCQNSAFENKFLETLNSVRYYQQTGGQLHLKDGDKRTIIKLQ; encoded by the coding sequence ATGAAAAAATTACTTTATATACTATTCGTTTTTGTACTCGCATCTTGCAGTTCCAAGTCTTTTCCTGACGTAAAATGGGAAGGAAAGCAATGGACAGTCGTGGAGATCACAGGTGTCCCTGTTCAAACTTCAGGAACAGCAAATGATGCCCATTTGATTTTTAATGCAAGAGAAAACCAGATTACAGGTTCAGGTGGTTGCAACAGAATTTTTGGCCCATACGAAATAGAAAAAAAGAACAGCTTGAGATTTGGTGATATTGGTGCCTCAAGGATGTCCTGTCAAAATTCAGCTTTCGAAAATAAATTTTTGGAGACGCTAAACTCGGTTCGGTATTATCAACAAACCGGAGGACAGTTGCATTTAAAAGATGGAGATAAAAGAACCATTATTAAGCTGCAATAA
- the nadC gene encoding carboxylating nicotinate-nucleotide diphosphorylase, with amino-acid sequence MKPAYLTDDAVETFIKAAFKEDIGPGDYSSLASIPEGKQGKAKLLIKGDGILAGIELAEKIFQMYDPSLEVETLLKDGDAVKFGDIGLIVKGSAASILSAERLVLNCMQRMSGIATLTHRLTEKILHTKTRLMDTRKTTPNFRLMEKWAVLIGGGKNHRFALYDMVMLKDNHVDFAGGIEAAITQTKAYLKKHQLDLKIEVETRNIQEVSEVIRVGGVDFIMLDNMDYETMREAVKMIGGQFKIEASGGITEDTLIPVAECGVDFISMGALTHSVKSMDISLKAF; translated from the coding sequence ATGAAACCAGCCTACCTGACGGATGATGCCGTCGAGACTTTTATAAAAGCAGCCTTCAAAGAAGATATTGGCCCTGGAGATTACTCCTCTTTGGCCTCGATACCTGAAGGGAAACAAGGAAAAGCAAAGCTTTTAATCAAGGGAGATGGAATCCTGGCCGGAATAGAATTGGCTGAAAAAATCTTTCAAATGTATGATCCTTCATTAGAAGTGGAAACGCTACTTAAAGATGGAGATGCAGTGAAATTTGGGGATATAGGCTTGATTGTCAAAGGTTCTGCAGCATCGATTCTTTCAGCAGAACGATTGGTATTGAACTGCATGCAGCGTATGTCTGGCATTGCAACTTTGACTCATCGCTTGACAGAGAAAATCCTTCATACCAAGACCCGATTGATGGATACTCGCAAAACCACTCCTAATTTTCGATTGATGGAAAAGTGGGCTGTTCTTATCGGTGGAGGTAAAAATCATCGATTTGCGCTTTATGATATGGTCATGCTTAAGGATAACCATGTGGATTTTGCAGGAGGTATAGAAGCAGCAATCACCCAGACCAAAGCCTACTTGAAAAAACATCAGTTGGATCTGAAGATTGAGGTAGAAACTAGAAACATTCAAGAGGTTTCAGAAGTTATCCGAGTTGGAGGGGTAGATTTTATCATGCTTGACAACATGGATTATGAAACCATGAGAGAAGCAGTAAAGATGATTGGAGGTCAATTTAAAATTGAGGCCTCTGGAGGAATTACAGAAGACACACTAATACCTGTAGCGGAATGTGGAGTGGATTTTATCTCGATGGGAGCTTTGACCCATTCAGTAAAGAGCATGGATATCAGTCTGAAAGCATTTTAG
- a CDS encoding DUF4783 domain-containing protein: MANILNFDPIPTFKLFQTGFVAIVLLIKFDTERFSNWLSICQDRVMAILNLFFSLFLLFQNPTFEKGDEISIDSVVAAIDGNSSSDLARYFESSISLNINGQQGSYSKNQAEIVIKDFFKRNPSQGFSIVYSSETNPSLSSFIGDYVSGDGTFKVFIKVSQQDSSFKIYSLEFVKG; encoded by the coding sequence GTGGCAAATATATTAAATTTCGACCCAATCCCGACTTTTAAACTTTTCCAGACTGGATTTGTCGCTATTGTTTTACTAATCAAATTTGATACCGAAAGATTCTCAAATTGGCTTAGTATTTGCCAAGATAGGGTGATGGCCATTTTGAACCTATTCTTTTCTTTATTCTTGTTATTTCAGAATCCCACTTTTGAAAAGGGAGATGAAATATCTATTGATTCGGTCGTAGCTGCAATAGACGGTAATTCCAGTAGTGATTTAGCTAGATATTTTGAGTCAAGTATCTCTCTGAATATCAATGGTCAGCAGGGAAGCTATTCTAAAAATCAAGCAGAAATTGTCATCAAAGATTTTTTTAAAAGAAACCCTTCCCAAGGTTTTTCTATTGTCTATTCGAGTGAAACAAACCCCAGTTTGAGTTCTTTTATTGGTGACTATGTCAGCGGAGATGGAACTTTTAAAGTCTTCATCAAGGTTTCCCAACAAGACTCGAGTTTTAAGATTTACAGCCTGGAATTTGTAAAAGGCTAA
- the gpmI gene encoding 2,3-bisphosphoglycerate-independent phosphoglycerate mutase — protein MDKKVLLMILDGWGIATNPSVSAIEKANTPFVDSLYNKYPHAKLEASGLAVGLPEGQMGNSEVGHMNIGAGRVVYQDLVKINQAVKNGDLDSHPVLVEAFAKAKAAKKKAHFIGLVSDGGVHAHINHLKGLCDAAKANGMDDVFIHAFTDGRDTDPKSGIQFLSELQDHLKSSSGKIASVIGRYYAMDRDNRWERVKLAYDAMVKGEGEKSKDVLASIKKSYENNVTDEFIRPIIHVGSDNKPLANIEEGDLVICFNFRTDRGREITQVLTQKDFEDFNMKKLALDYITFTNYDNTFEGVKVLFEKDNLNNTLGEVLANGGKKQIRIAETEKYPHVTFFFSGGREEVFEGESRLLCPSPKVATYDLKPEMSAFEIAAKINPELKRKSADFICLNFANADMVGHTGVFDAAVKACEAVDKCAESVISTALENDYTIIVIADHGNSDMMINEDGSPNTAHTTNLVPFIMVDDKDQLTVKDGKLGDLAPTILKLIGMDIPEDMTGEILLT, from the coding sequence ATGGATAAGAAAGTACTTTTAATGATTTTGGATGGCTGGGGAATTGCCACCAACCCATCCGTATCAGCGATTGAGAAAGCCAACACACCTTTTGTAGACAGCCTTTACAACAAATACCCACATGCAAAACTGGAAGCATCCGGTTTGGCAGTAGGTTTACCCGAGGGACAAATGGGTAATTCTGAAGTAGGTCACATGAATATTGGTGCAGGTAGAGTAGTCTATCAGGATTTGGTGAAAATCAATCAAGCTGTAAAAAATGGAGACCTAGACTCTCATCCAGTTTTGGTTGAAGCTTTTGCAAAAGCCAAAGCAGCGAAGAAAAAAGCTCATTTCATTGGTTTAGTTTCCGATGGAGGAGTTCACGCTCACATCAACCACTTAAAAGGTCTATGTGATGCAGCCAAAGCAAATGGAATGGATGATGTATTTATCCATGCATTTACTGACGGTAGAGATACAGACCCAAAAAGTGGAATTCAATTTTTATCTGAATTACAAGACCATTTAAAAAGCTCTTCAGGCAAAATTGCATCCGTAATCGGTAGATACTATGCCATGGATCGTGATAATAGATGGGAAAGAGTGAAGCTCGCTTATGATGCCATGGTCAAAGGAGAGGGTGAAAAGTCCAAAGATGTCTTGGCTTCCATCAAAAAATCCTATGAAAATAATGTGACCGATGAGTTTATCAGACCAATCATCCATGTAGGTTCAGACAACAAGCCTCTTGCCAATATTGAAGAAGGTGATTTAGTGATATGCTTCAACTTCCGTACTGATAGAGGTAGAGAAATCACGCAGGTTTTAACTCAAAAGGATTTTGAGGACTTCAATATGAAGAAGCTCGCATTGGATTACATCACCTTTACCAATTATGACAATACTTTTGAAGGAGTGAAGGTATTGTTTGAAAAAGATAACCTCAATAACACCTTAGGCGAGGTTTTAGCCAACGGTGGTAAGAAACAGATTCGAATTGCAGAAACTGAAAAATATCCTCACGTAACTTTCTTCTTTTCTGGAGGAAGAGAAGAAGTATTTGAAGGGGAAAGCAGACTTTTATGTCCATCTCCTAAGGTGGCCACATACGATTTGAAGCCTGAAATGAGTGCTTTTGAAATCGCTGCCAAAATTAATCCTGAGTTAAAAAGAAAAAGTGCCGATTTCATTTGTCTCAACTTCGCAAATGCAGATATGGTAGGCCATACTGGTGTTTTTGATGCTGCTGTAAAAGCCTGCGAAGCCGTGGATAAATGTGCTGAAAGTGTTATTTCTACAGCTTTGGAAAATGACTATACTATTATTGTCATTGCTGATCATGGAAATAGTGATATGATGATCAACGAAGATGGATCGCCAAATACAGCACATACGACCAACTTGGTGCCTTTTATCATGGTGGACGATAAAGATCAGTTGACGGTAAAAGATGGCAAGCTTGGAGATCTCGCACCAACTATTTTAAAACTTATTGGAATGGATATTCCGGAAGATATGACCGGTGAAATCTTATTGACCTAA
- a CDS encoding amidase gives MSSRAFLIFLGASCCLALGFTLGKKSGEITPNSIEGASELIGLSFTPAEKDSMISRLENQLNNIESLRKEPIDNSVSPALVFNPLPKGFKPDTEQKKPDWGLATAMELPEKESDIAYLPVHQLAVLIKSKKISSERLTKIYLDRIKTYSDTLQCLITLMETEALSKAKQMDEELASGNYRGPLHGIPYGIKDLLAVKGTKTTWGAMPYKDQEIDKTAAVVQKLNDAGAVLVGKFTLGALAMGDVWYGGVTKNPWNLEQGSSGSSAGSASAVSAGLVPFALGTETLGSIVSPSTRNGVTGLRPTYGRVSKDGAMALSWSMDKIGPISRSALDDGIILSVLNGADINDASTIEAAFNFDASMSVKDLKVGYFKPYFEGERVQENDKAVLELLKNQGIELHPLELKTSIQAGPIVMMLMVEGASAFDELTRAGWDDQLVAQHKNAWPNLFRAARFIPAVEYVQLSRQRTLLIQEMHELMKEYDVIVTPSFAGPQLQITNLTGHPALCLPNGFNDRNSPTSITLLANLFEEEKLVMLGDFIQKNSDWQAKRPPLFDQ, from the coding sequence ATGAGTTCACGAGCTTTTCTGATATTCCTTGGTGCAAGTTGCTGTTTGGCACTCGGATTTACCTTAGGAAAGAAGTCCGGAGAAATCACTCCGAATTCCATTGAAGGAGCTTCAGAATTGATTGGTTTAAGCTTTACTCCTGCCGAAAAAGACAGTATGATTTCCAGGTTGGAGAATCAGTTAAATAATATTGAAAGTTTACGGAAAGAACCAATTGACAACTCTGTTTCCCCTGCTTTGGTTTTCAATCCTCTTCCCAAAGGCTTTAAGCCAGATACTGAGCAAAAAAAACCTGATTGGGGTTTAGCTACCGCCATGGAGCTTCCAGAAAAAGAATCCGACATTGCTTACTTGCCAGTACATCAGCTGGCTGTACTGATAAAAAGCAAAAAAATAAGTAGTGAGCGCCTGACAAAAATCTATTTGGACCGAATCAAAACGTATTCGGATACACTACAATGCCTGATTACTTTGATGGAAACGGAAGCACTGTCAAAAGCCAAGCAAATGGATGAAGAACTAGCGAGTGGTAACTACCGCGGCCCATTACATGGAATCCCTTACGGAATAAAAGACCTTCTTGCAGTTAAAGGGACGAAAACGACCTGGGGTGCGATGCCTTATAAGGATCAAGAAATTGACAAGACCGCAGCGGTTGTTCAAAAGCTCAATGATGCAGGAGCTGTTTTAGTAGGCAAATTCACTTTGGGAGCATTGGCAATGGGAGATGTTTGGTATGGAGGAGTGACCAAAAATCCATGGAATCTTGAGCAGGGTTCCAGTGGTTCTTCGGCAGGGTCTGCATCTGCCGTTAGCGCAGGGCTGGTACCATTTGCATTAGGTACTGAGACCTTGGGCTCGATCGTTTCTCCTTCAACACGAAATGGGGTAACTGGGCTAAGACCGACCTATGGGAGAGTGAGTAAAGATGGAGCAATGGCCTTGAGCTGGTCTATGGATAAAATCGGTCCTATTTCTAGGTCAGCATTAGATGATGGAATCATCTTATCAGTTTTAAATGGGGCTGATATCAATGATGCGAGTACCATTGAGGCAGCTTTTAATTTTGATGCCAGTATGTCTGTGAAAGATCTTAAAGTAGGTTATTTCAAACCCTATTTTGAAGGAGAAAGAGTTCAAGAAAATGATAAAGCTGTTTTAGAGCTATTGAAAAATCAAGGGATAGAACTTCATCCTTTGGAATTGAAGACATCTATTCAGGCTGGTCCTATTGTGATGATGCTAATGGTGGAAGGCGCTTCTGCGTTTGATGAATTGACTAGAGCTGGTTGGGATGATCAGTTGGTTGCTCAACATAAAAATGCCTGGCCTAACCTATTTCGAGCAGCTCGATTTATTCCAGCGGTGGAATATGTTCAATTAAGTCGTCAGCGAACGCTGCTGATACAGGAAATGCACGAATTGATGAAGGAGTATGATGTGATTGTGACGCCCTCTTTTGCGGGACCACAATTACAGATTACCAATTTGACGGGGCACCCCGCTCTTTGTTTACCGAATGGATTTAATGACCGGAACAGTCCCACCTCCATTACTTTATTGGCTAACTTATTTGAAGAAGAAAAATTGGTGATGCTGGGAGATTTTATTCAGAAAAATTCAGATTGGCAGGCGAAGCGACCTCCTTTATTTGATCAATAA